Genomic window (Macrobrachium rosenbergii isolate ZJJX-2024 chromosome 48, ASM4041242v1, whole genome shotgun sequence):
tagaagaaaagggaagaatcaCACGAAGTGCTTCTTCACCTACTTTTGGGTACATGGGGAGATATTTCACCCAAAACTCTTCTAACTTCATTGTTTCAAAGTCCCTTTTCGCGCTCGAGTCACATTTCAAATCGATGGCTTCCTCTTGCAGTGATTCCAGTAGCAACTCCACATCAGTGTTAAATGGATTCTGCACCAATGTCCAAAGAGAATTCTCCATTGAGACATCTGGAAAACAGTGTATAAATTCCTCAGCAAGGGAATCCAGATGTGATAAAACCTCTTTTGTCACGTCATACTGCTCAATTTTTCTCTTCTCAGACAAGAGCTCATTCAGATGTGAGAACGATGAAAAGTTCCCAACTTGtacttttcttttccaaagaTGAATTTTTTCGGTGAAAGCTCTGATTACATCAGAGTGTGCAATGATGTTTGTGTTTCTTCCTTGTAACTTCAAATTGAGGTTGTTGATAGCCTCAAAAAAGTCCACAAGGTATGCTGGTGAGAGCTGAAAGTCTTCCTCTCTGAATGCTTCATACAGTTTGTCTtgtttctgcttctgcaagaaaATTTCCACTTCATCCTTGAGCTCGTAAAGACGACTCAGCATGTTTCCCTTGGAAAGCCAGCGGACTTCGGTGTGAAACAGGAGAGTCTTGTAATCAGTGCCCAGATCTGAGCAAAGAGCTGCGAAAAACCTAGAATTCAAAGAGCTATTCTTTACAAAATTCACCACTTTTATTGCCAAATTCAGTGAACTGCGTAGATTACCTGGCAGAGTTTTGCTTGCTAATGATTGTCTGTGGATAACACAGTGAGTCCCAGTTACAGCAGGATTTTTTCTTTCACCAGTTTCACAAATCCAGAGCGAGATCCAATCATTGCTGGGGCACCATCAGTACAAACACCGACTAATTTTTCCCATGAAAGACCGTACTCATGGAAAAACTCATGCACCTTTGAAAAAACATCGATGGCCTTTGCTGTTGTCTCCAGTGCTGCtgagaaaagaatttcttctttcatAGTTCCTTCATCCACGAATCGAGAATAAACAAGCAGCTGGCAGAGGTGAGCAACATCAGTACTTTCATCGCACTGTATTGCAAAGAAGCGAGATGCTTTTATTTTGTCCAAAACTTGTTCTTTTATGTCTTCTGAAAGTTCATCAATGCGACGCTTCACTGTGTTATCCGATAAGGAAATCTTTGATAACTTTCTTTGGCTTTCTTCCCCAAGCACAGTATTTGCAGCTCTCAAAAGGCAGGGCTTTACAAGAGTCTCCCCCACAGAGTGAGGCTTCTTTGCTTTTGCAATAAGTAGTGACAGCTCGTAAGATGCTTCCACTGGTTTCCACGTTTCTTGATGAAAAACACTGCTTGAGTCCAGCTTCATATGATTCAGCTCATGCAGTTTGGCTGTGAAGAACTCCTTTGgctttacttttaatgctttgtggTTTGTGCTCAAATGTCGCTCCAGACGACCAGGTCTTAAGGCGTCATTGCTGAGGACTGTATGGCATATGACACACTGAGGGAGATGAATTCCATTCCTCTCTGTAACAGTGAAGCCATACTTGATATATTCATCtgaatactttcttttctttgcttcaGACATTTCtgcaaagtgaaaatagcaaCAAATTTATAATCTGCACCATGAACAACTAAGTAGTTATATAACATACCGTATTCGTATTGGCATGCACCACACCACACATTCATATAACATAGGTCACACAACTGGAAATTATAAATCTGTAACATACCACAAATATTCAGCACACAACGTGGTTTATATcttaacaataatgacaatgagAACAACAGCGGAAAATACAACGAGAAGAAGCAAACGAAGTAAAACTACACGCACGAAAATGCTCAGTTATACAGTACACTTAATTTGTCACACACACTTAATTCGCCGCCTATACTGGAATCAACGTACACACTTCACCACATACATTCAAACTAGCATACAAAACTCACAGCGTATTATTCACCTTTCACACTTTCGATCACAACGAGTATTTCACACAATCAACAAGAGATTCCATGCTGCATCGTTCTACCCTTGCAAATCGTCAAGGTTACAATGTCACTCATACACGCCCACATCGTCCCCGTTCACCATATCATATActacacataaaaacacatgcaATTTCAGTTGACCACTGCTACAACAACCATCGATACGCAACTGACAACAACCATcgatacacacaaacaaacatttcagatatGATGTAAGAACGTGCTGAAAACGTTGACACGATTATACACAGCAGAACAGCCATTGTAATATCACATATGAAATCACAATAACACTCCATAATCACATATGGATTGAAGAGTGAAATAAATCCCTACCGTGGACAAGGGGAACATGTGCTCGGGTTGACGGGATGGAGTATTGGGAGTTTGTGACGAGTCCCTCAGTGGCGTCAGTTGGTTGGTATCAGTGATGTGTCCAAAACGTGTAAAGAGAACTAGCTTAATAGAAAACGGGTTGGAGTGACTgctataattatatgtatgtaatgacagatatttgttcttttaatgatttaattattcTATTAAACAAGTAATTTCGAGCAGATGACTTCACGCCCCCCTTGTATCGTCCTCACGCCCACCTagtggggcgcgccccccagtttgggaaccactgatctATGGCATATGGAGGATTCGGTGTCTGGTAAACCCTCATATCTTCATccagggagtcattcaacatatcatcatcatctacggcACCTGAAGGATTCGACGTCTGGTAAACCTTTATTTCTTCATCCAGGGAGTCATTCAGTATACTAATATCGTCTATGCTATCTGGAGGATTCGGTGTTTGGTAAACCATACTGCTTCATTCATGAAGTCATtcaatatatcatcatcatctacagcatctGGAGAACTCGGTGTTTGGTAAACCCACCTGCTTCATCCATGGAGGCATTCAACATATGATTATCTACTTCATCTGGAAGATTCGGTGTCTATTAAACCCTCATGTTTTCAACCAGGTTGTTATTCAACATACAATTGATATTTACGGTATCTGGAGGATTTTGTGTCTTGTAAACCCTCCTGTTTCACCAATGGCGTCACTCAAGATCTTATAATTATCTAAGGCATATGGAGGGTTCGGTGTCTCGTAAACCCTCATGTGTTCAACCAGGGAATCATTCAACATACTATTATTATCTACGGTATCTGGAGGATTCGGTGTCTGGTAAACCCTCCTGCTTCATCGgtggagtcattcaacatataaTCATGTATGGCATATGGTTGATTCGGTGTTTGGTAAATCCTCATATCTTCATCCAGgtagtcattcaacatatcattaTCATCTACTGTATCTGGAGGATTCGGTGTCTGTTAAACCCTCTTGCCTCATCTATGGAGTCATTCAGCATATCATTATCATCGATATCTGGAGGATTCGGTGTCTGGTAAACCCTAGTGCTTCATCATCACGTACGTCATGTGGAGGATTCGGTGTCTGGTAAACCCTCATGTCTTCATCCATGGGGTCATtcaatatatcatcatcatcatccatggCATATGGAGGATTCGGTGTCTGATAAAAGCTCACGTCTTCATCCAaggagtcattcaacataccaTTATCATCTACGGTTTCTGGAGGATTCAGTGTCTGGTAAACCTTACAGCTTCATCTATCGAGTCATACAACATTTCGTGATCATTTACGTTATCTGAAGGATTCAGTGTCTGGTTAAGACTCAGGTCTTCTTCCAGGTAGTCATTCAACATAACATTATCATCTACGGTAACTTGGAGGATTCGGTGTCTGGTAAACCCTCATGTCTCCAACaagggagtcattcaacatatcatcacCCGGTgttaggttcgaatcctgtcacaGTCGCCAAATATTACAATCTCGCCTCTCaagatcgacaggttcttaaaagtaataagcaattgggctgtaatgactgacgaggggtgacaaacaaaggagggaggagcagaacaaaaccaaaaagttaccttaaaattaatttatttacaatatttacagtgagtcaggttcagtttagaataaacaataaaatgaacattactacaaatgaattaaactcttagcagcagcaataatcaaaataaaaaagtaaaaaaatgcagtgAACATTTAACACAGACATTCCTTAAAGACAGCCAAGCAAGAATAAgtttaagtttacattagagtcAGTAAATCAAACAGTTATACACAAATGTTATTACAGCCATTAAGGACCTCATTACAATACACAAAAATTTATGCTAATTTTAAACAGTGAAACTTATTAACAGAGACagcaaatcataaacatacaaaatcataaatattaacaggcagcaaagcaataaacatcagcagacgaactcaatagagccatcgaaacagccccaagctgctttacaggaacactgcaggtcaactccgacagagtcgaaacgacaaccatctcatcctcaagcacagtgctgacgtcctcctccagtaccgacgaccacgacagagccgacatggCAACCATCTTGTCCTCCAAGAAACATACTGATGTCTTCCTCtaatcacgacgaccatgacagagccgacacggcaaccatctcgtcctcaagaaactctccactgctctgctgccaggacctgactcgcaggtacggatacctgctgctgctaccccagctggcttgctgctaacctcaacctgactcgttgccgctacgaacctgacttgttgctgttacgaacctgactcgttgctgctacgaacctgactgacgaagtctgacgccattcaacagacgtcagctcgccagtaagaaaaacaaacaaaaacaaaggaggcaacaacccacaaagggaacaatcggcaaacgattgtttcTAACACCCGGTATGGGATATAGAGGATTTGGTGTCTGGTAAACCTTCCTGCTTCATCCAGGGAGTCATTtaatatatcatcattatcatttccgGCAACTGGAGGATTTGGTGTCTGGTAAACACTCACACCTTCATCCAAGGAGTCATTTAACTTACCATTATCATCTACGGTTCCTGGAGGATTTGGTGTCTGGTAAACCCTCATGGCTTCATGcatggagtcattcaacataccaTCATCATCTACGGAACCTGGAGGACTCGGTATCTGGTAAACCCTCATATCTTCATAcatggagtcattcaacatactCTTATCATGTACGGTATCTGGAGGATTCGGTGTTTGGTAAATccatggagtcattcaacatatcattaTCATCCACAGCATCTGGAGAACTCGTGTTTGCTAAACCCTCCTGCTTCATCCAGGGATTTATTCGACATACCATTATCATCTACGGAATCTGCAGGATTTGGTGTATGTTAAACCCTCGTGCTTCATCCATgtagtcattcaacatatcatcattaTCTACAATATCTGGAGGATTATGTGTCAGGTAAAACCTCCTGCTTCTTCCATTTGATACATTCAACATATCATTATCTATGGCACCTGAAGGTATTCGGTGTCTGGTTAACACTCATGTCTTCccagggagtcattcaacatGAAAATTACCATCTATGGTATTTGGAGGATTCGGTGTCTGGTAAACCCTCCTGCTTCATCTATGCAACATATCATCTTCAATATATCATCTTCATGTACCGCATTTGGGGGATTCGGTATGTGGTAAACCCTTCTGCTTCATCCAGGGAGTCATTAAACATATCATCATTATCTAAGGCATCTGGAGGATTCGGTGTCCGGTAAACCCTTATGTCTTCATCCAGGGAGTTATTCAACATACCATTATCATTTATGGTATCTGGAGGATTCGGTGTCTGGTAAACCTTCCTGCTTCATCCATGAAGTCATTgaacatatcatcatcatatacGGTATCTGGAGGATTTGGTGTCTGGTAAACTCTCATGAGTTCATCCATGAAGTCATTCAAAAAACGAACATCATCTACTGTATCTTGAGGATTCGGTCACTGATAAACCCTCCTGCTTCATccatggagtcattcaacataccaTAAATATTTACGGTATCTGAAGTATTCGGTGTCTGGTAAACCCCACTGATTGATCAATGGAGTGATTC
Coding sequences:
- the LOC136831041 gene encoding LOW QUALITY PROTEIN: protein FAM200C-like (The sequence of the model RefSeq protein was modified relative to this genomic sequence to represent the inferred CDS: inserted 1 base in 1 codon), producing the protein MLNDSMYEDMRVYQIPSPPGSVDDDGMLNDSMHEAMRVYQTPNPPGTVDDNETVDDNGMLNDSLDEDVSFYQTPNPPYAMDDDDDILNDPMDEDMRVYQTPNPPHDVQMSEAKKRKYSDEYIKYGFTVTERNGIHLPQCVICHTVLSNDALRPGRLERHLSTNHKALKVKPKEFFTAKLHELNHMKLDSSSVFHQETWKPVEASYELSLLIAKAKKPHSVGETLVKPCLLRAANTVLGEESQRKLSKISLSDNTVKRRIDELSEDIKEQVLDKIKASRFFAIQCDESTDVAHLCQLLVYSRFVDEGTMKEEILFSAALETTAKAIDVFSKVHEFFHEYGLSWEKLVGVCTDGAPAMIGSRSGFVKLVKXKNPAVTGTHCVIHRQSLASKTLPGNLRSSLNLAIKVVNFVKNSSLNSRFFAALCSDLGTDYKTLLFHTEVRWLSKGNMLSRLYELKDEVEIFLQKQKQDKLYEAFREEDFQLSPAYLVDFFEAINNLNLKLQGRNTNIIAHSDVIRAFTEKIHLWKRKVQVGNFSSFSHLNELLSEKRKIEQYDVTKEVLSHLDSLAEEFIHCFPDVSMENSLWTLVQNPFNTDVELLLESLQEEAIDLKCDSSAKRDFETMKLEEFWVKYLPMYPKVGEEALRVILPFSSTYLCEAGFSALVVLKTKQRNRLDIGNDLRCALSSFNPRISDLVRKKAASISLNLTRNCALVS